The genome window TATACGGTAGAACCCGGCGATACGCTTATGGGAATCGCTTCCAAGTACGGAGCGTCTCTTGCGGCAATAGAGAGGTACAACGGGCTTAACGGCTATTCTATACTGAAAGTAGGGGAAAAAATAACAATACCGGGTGGAAAAGGTCCTCAAAAAACTATCGCCCAAAACACTTTCGGCGATGCAACTTTATCATATATTATCGTTAAGCCGGGAATGACTTTATGGAGCATATCGCAAAAATTTAACGTATCTATAAATTATATTAAAGACATAAACCGGATTAACGGAAACGATATACATACGGGAGAAAAAATATTTTTAAAAGGCGGCTCGAATAACAGCGTAAGATATTCTTATATTAAGAGCGGCGGCAATAACTATGGGTCAAAAAGAACGAATAGCGGCTTTTTATACTACAGGGTAAAATTCGGCGATTCGCTTTACGGTATTTCCGCAAAATTTCACGACAACGTAAAAAATATAATGGCTGAAAACAACATAAAAAATCCAAATTCTATATATCCGGGCGAATTGCTTAAGATAACCAAATAAATGATATCTTTCGATGAATCTTTAAACATTATAAATTCAATAAATACGTCTGCATCTTTAAAAGCCGAAAAAATATCCGTCGTAAACGCGATAGACAGGGTTTTATACGACGACGTTATATCGGAAGTCGATTATCCGGCGTGCGACAATTCCGCAATGGACGGGTATGCCGTTAATACATATCTGACGAAAAAACTTAATTCATCGCAATTAAAATTAACTATATACAAAAAAGTCGTATATGCAGGGGATGCCTCCGTTAGTTATAAATATAAAAAATCGGACGGCGAAAACTTTGCCGTCCGCATAATGACGGGCGGATATATGCCGAAAACTTTAGATGCCGTAATACCTATTGAAGATGCCGTAGTAGAAAACAATAACCTTATAGTAAGTTCTCCAGTGAAATCCGGTAAAAATGTAAGAAGCCGTGGCGAAGTTATCAAAAAAGGCGACGTAATTTTAAAAAAAAATACCAGACTGACTCCGGAAAATATATCCCTGCTCGTCTCATGCAATATAACGAAGATAAAAGTATATGAAAAAATAAGTGTTTCCGTTATTTCCACCGGAAACGAGATTATAGGTCTCGACAAAAAACCTGCATACGGTAAAATTTATAATTCCAACGGAATATTGGCGGAAAATTTTTTAATGCAAAACGGTTGCACCGTCGTTAATAATGCGGTATGCAGAGATAATTTGGAAGAAATAGAAAACTCTCTGACGCAAGCGGTAAAAACCAGTAAAATAATAATAACTTCAGCAGGAGCTTCTTTCGGCGATAAAGATTTTACCGAAAAGGCGCTTGAAGCCGCAGGTTTTAAAATTAAATTCAGGCAGGTGGCTATTAAACCCGCAAAACCTTTTTCTTTCGGATTGATAAATAAAAAAATACCGGTTTTTATGCTGCCCGGAAACCCCGTTGCATTTTATACCTGCTTGGCCGTATACGTTAAACCTTTCATAAACGGGCATATCAAAATAAACAGCCGGGTGCGCGCAATTAAATCGGTTTCTTCATTTGAATATATTAAAAAAAATAAAAGAAGAGAATTTATACCGGCTAATACTTTCTATAAAGACGGAACCGTATATTCAGAAATATTTGAAAAATCGGGGCCCGCTACGATAAACGTTTTCGGTATTATGAATTCCATTATATCCGTTCCGGAAGACGCGGAAGGCGTACATAAGGGCGAATTGCTGGATACTTACCTTATCTGACTTTATAATAATAAATAATAGATTATGAAAAAGCATAAAATCTTAATCGTCGATGACGAGCAAAGTTTGGTTTACGTATTAAAAAAACTTCTGGAAGACGAATTTGTAATTGAAACCGCCTCCGACGGAGAAGAAGCGCTGTCCTATATCAAAAATAACCGCTATTTTGCTATATTTCTAGATATAAGAATTCCTAAAATTAACGGTATGGAAGTTCTGGCTTATACAAGAAAATTAGACGATAAACCGAACGTTATAATTATGACTGCCCAGAACACTATGGTAAACGCTATTGACGCTATGAAAAAAGGTGCATACGATTACATAACGAAGCCTTTTGAATTAGACGAAATTCTAGGCATAATAGAAAAAATAAAAAAAAACGACGGCTTAACCGATAAAAAATTTGAAAAATCGGAAGATTTTCTTGATACCCTGCTTGTAGGCAAGTCTAAAATTATGCAGGAGGTCTTTAAAACCATAGGGAAGTTATCG of Candidatus Acidulodesulfobacterium acidiphilum contains these proteins:
- a CDS encoding LysM peptidoglycan-binding domain-containing protein; its protein translation is YTVEPGDTLMGIASKYGASLAAIERYNGLNGYSILKVGEKITIPGGKGPQKTIAQNTFGDATLSYIIVKPGMTLWSISQKFNVSINYIKDINRINGNDIHTGEKIFLKGGSNNSVRYSYIKSGGNNYGSKRTNSGFLYYRVKFGDSLYGISAKFHDNVKNIMAENNIKNPNSIYPGELLKITK
- a CDS encoding molybdopterin molybdenumtransferase MoeA, giving the protein MISFDESLNIINSINTSASLKAEKISVVNAIDRVLYDDVISEVDYPACDNSAMDGYAVNTYLTKKLNSSQLKLTIYKKVVYAGDASVSYKYKKSDGENFAVRIMTGGYMPKTLDAVIPIEDAVVENNNLIVSSPVKSGKNVRSRGEVIKKGDVILKKNTRLTPENISLLVSCNITKIKVYEKISVSVISTGNEIIGLDKKPAYGKIYNSNGILAENFLMQNGCTVVNNAVCRDNLEEIENSLTQAVKTSKIIITSAGASFGDKDFTEKALEAAGFKIKFRQVAIKPAKPFSFGLINKKIPVFMLPGNPVAFYTCLAVYVKPFINGHIKINSRVRAIKSVSSFEYIKKNKRREFIPANTFYKDGTVYSEIFEKSGPATINVFGIMNSIISVPEDAEGVHKGELLDTYLI